A window from Enterocloster bolteae encodes these proteins:
- the mmsA gene encoding multiple monosaccharide ABC transporter ATP-binding protein, whose protein sequence is MAEILLEMRNITKTFPGVKALDNVNLKVEKGEIHALVGENGAGKSTLMNVLSGIYPYGTYEGDIIYDGQVCKFDKISDSEEKGIVIIHQELALIPYMSIGENMYLGNEKGKKMAINWDQTYDEADRYLKTVGLNESSHTLIKDIGVGKQQLVEIAKALAKKARLLILDEPTASLNEDDSKALLELLLKFKQEGMTSIIISHKLNEIAYVADKITVIRDGSTIETLDKQTDDISEDRIIKGMVGRELTDRFPRRENINIGNTALEVRDWVVYHPLYSDRKVVDHVSIHVNKGEVVGICGLMGAGRTELAMSIFGKSYGTNISGQLFIEGKEVHLNTVHDAISHKIAYVTEDRKGNGLILSNPIRVNTTLANMGAVSSHGVIDKDKEYMVAVEYKDKLKTKCPGVEQNAGNLSGGNQQKVLLAKWMFTEPDVLILDEPTRGIDVGAKYEIYCIINRLVEEGKSVIMISSELPEVLGMSDRIYIMNEGRLAGEVDASEATQEYIMSCILKADKGE, encoded by the coding sequence ATGGCAGAGATACTTTTGGAAATGAGAAATATCACCAAGACCTTCCCCGGAGTAAAAGCCCTTGACAATGTAAACCTGAAGGTGGAAAAGGGAGAAATCCATGCGCTGGTGGGGGAAAACGGAGCCGGTAAATCCACTCTCATGAACGTGCTCAGCGGCATATATCCCTACGGCACATATGAGGGCGACATCATTTACGACGGTCAGGTGTGCAAGTTTGATAAAATCAGTGACAGTGAGGAAAAGGGAATCGTCATCATCCACCAGGAGCTGGCATTGATTCCGTATATGTCCATTGGCGAGAACATGTACCTTGGAAATGAAAAAGGAAAGAAAATGGCAATTAACTGGGACCAGACATACGACGAGGCTGACCGCTATTTAAAAACAGTGGGCCTTAACGAGTCCTCACATACATTGATCAAGGATATCGGAGTGGGAAAGCAGCAGCTGGTGGAGATAGCCAAGGCCCTTGCCAAAAAGGCCCGGTTGCTGATTCTGGACGAACCAACGGCTTCCCTCAATGAGGATGATTCCAAGGCCCTGCTGGAGCTGCTGCTTAAATTCAAGCAGGAGGGCATGACATCCATTATTATTTCCCATAAGCTCAATGAGATCGCATATGTGGCTGACAAGATAACGGTCATCCGTGACGGCTCCACCATAGAGACCCTGGATAAACAGACAGACGACATCTCAGAGGACCGGATCATAAAGGGAATGGTGGGACGTGAGCTGACAGACCGGTTCCCCAGGAGGGAGAATATCAACATCGGCAATACTGCCCTGGAGGTCAGGGACTGGGTGGTATACCATCCCCTGTACTCAGACAGGAAGGTGGTGGACCATGTGTCCATTCATGTGAACAAAGGGGAAGTGGTGGGAATCTGCGGGCTTATGGGAGCGGGACGTACGGAGCTGGCCATGAGCATTTTCGGAAAGAGCTACGGTACCAATATTTCGGGACAGCTTTTTATTGAGGGAAAAGAAGTCCATCTGAATACGGTGCACGACGCCATCAGCCATAAGATCGCATATGTGACTGAGGACAGGAAGGGAAACGGCCTTATCCTGTCCAATCCCATACGTGTAAACACCACCCTTGCCAACATGGGAGCGGTCAGCAGCCATGGAGTCATAGACAAGGACAAAGAATACATGGTGGCTGTGGAGTACAAGGATAAGCTGAAGACAAAATGTCCTGGAGTGGAACAGAACGCAGGAAATCTAAGCGGCGGCAACCAGCAGAAGGTGCTTCTGGCAAAATGGATGTTCACGGAGCCGGATGTTCTGATTCTGGATGAGCCCACAAGGGGAATCGACGTAGGCGCAAAGTATGAGATATACTGTATCATAAACCGTCTGGTGGAGGAAGGGAAGTCCGTCATCATGATATCGTCGGAGCTGCCCGAGGTGCTGGGCATGTCAGACCGCATTTATATCATGAATGAGGGCAGGCTGGCCGGGGAAGTGGACGCTTCGGAAGCTACCCAGGAATATATTATGTCCTGTATTCTTAAAGCTGATAAAGGAGAGTAG
- a CDS encoding GntR family transcriptional regulator: protein MKMLAFCEYMYTDDGLYRVIYEYFETRILFGMYRTGEHLPAIAETERFFHMGPTAVQSALELLGRKGYIRMDGKRTAIVVYEAEPDKIREHAAKYFALREEGIKDMIHSVPLLMGPLWLEGLRRGTNQDWDKIRNALACPSLGVISILVELYSLTLGTLKNKLILNLFWEEIRYLRFPYLTDKLLEIQETLKPEASKEEIVARLRRIFFGSYKKMVEDMSLFIRKEGGMYLIDNSRIPFQWNIYRRRP from the coding sequence ATGAAAATGTTGGCCTTTTGTGAATATATGTATACAGACGACGGACTCTACCGTGTGATTTATGAATATTTTGAGACCAGAATCCTGTTCGGGATGTACAGAACTGGTGAACACCTTCCGGCTATTGCGGAGACAGAGCGGTTTTTCCATATGGGTCCTACAGCGGTTCAATCCGCTTTGGAACTGCTTGGGCGAAAAGGGTATATAAGGATGGACGGAAAACGGACGGCAATTGTTGTCTATGAAGCTGAACCGGATAAGATAAGAGAACATGCCGCAAAATATTTTGCCCTCAGGGAAGAAGGAATAAAAGATATGATTCATTCGGTTCCGCTGCTTATGGGGCCGTTGTGGCTGGAGGGATTGAGAAGAGGGACGAATCAGGACTGGGATAAAATCAGAAATGCGCTTGCCTGCCCTTCGCTGGGGGTCATATCCATACTGGTGGAGCTTTACAGCCTGACACTGGGCACACTGAAAAACAAGCTGATTCTGAATCTGTTCTGGGAAGAAATCCGATATTTACGTTTCCCGTATCTGACAGATAAATTGCTGGAGATTCAGGAAACACTGAAACCGGAAGCGTCCAAAGAAGAGATAGTTGCCCGGTTGAGACGGATTTTTTTTGGTTCTTATAAAAAAATGGTGGAAGATATGTCCCTTTTTATCAGGAAAGAGGGCGGAATGTATTTAATTGACAACAGCAGGATTCCGTTCCAATGGAATATTTACCGCAGGAGGCCCTAG
- a CDS encoding substrate-binding domain-containing protein, with protein sequence MKTRVRLERIIVIAGILVVLFLTLVTSSYYQNVLNQVGKDGGEDGNEYRYHYVMIVEDCDMPFWKDVYESTREAAREHNALVELMGKSLSSTIEIESLMDMAIASGVDGIILEYTGGHKIDERINEAGKAGIPVVTVLKDAPDTSRISFVGVNDYQLGRQYGEQILKLVPPDKDDVEVMLLLHDRDNSSQVQIAEQINNLLVTSPDTSGRVRLIQETMRSTGKVDADETIRNIFFRKEGIPDVLVCTEAVDTEAAYQAMIDYNKVGELQLLGYYKSDQILEAVRKGNIPVTLVIDTEQMGRYCVQALEEYLQEGHANSYYSVDLQFVTKENVD encoded by the coding sequence ATGAAAACCCGGGTACGCTTGGAACGTATAATTGTAATTGCTGGAATACTGGTAGTGCTGTTCCTCACGCTGGTCACCAGCTCCTATTATCAGAATGTTTTAAATCAGGTGGGGAAGGACGGCGGGGAGGATGGAAACGAATACCGCTACCATTATGTCATGATTGTGGAGGATTGTGACATGCCTTTCTGGAAGGATGTGTACGAGAGCACCAGGGAGGCTGCAAGGGAGCACAATGCCCTGGTGGAACTAATGGGAAAGAGTCTTTCCTCCACCATAGAGATAGAGAGTCTCATGGACATGGCCATTGCTTCTGGGGTGGATGGAATTATCCTGGAATACACGGGCGGCCATAAGATAGATGAGCGGATTAATGAGGCCGGTAAGGCGGGAATACCCGTGGTCACGGTTCTCAAGGATGCGCCGGATACCAGCCGTATAAGTTTTGTGGGGGTCAATGACTACCAGCTGGGCCGGCAGTACGGGGAACAGATTTTAAAGCTGGTGCCGCCGGATAAGGATGATGTGGAGGTGATGCTTCTGCTCCACGACAGGGATAACAGCAGCCAGGTGCAGATAGCAGAACAGATCAATAACCTGCTGGTGACTTCACCGGACACATCGGGACGGGTCAGGCTCATACAGGAGACCATGCGATCCACCGGGAAGGTGGATGCGGATGAGACCATAAGGAACATATTTTTCCGCAAGGAGGGAATCCCGGATGTCCTTGTGTGTACAGAGGCCGTGGATACAGAGGCTGCCTACCAGGCCATGATTGATTACAATAAGGTGGGGGAGCTGCAGCTCCTGGGGTATTACAAGTCAGATCAGATTTTAGAGGCTGTCAGGAAGGGGAATATTCCGGTAACGCTTGTCATTGATACGGAGCAGATGGGGCGGTACTGTGTGCAGGCATTGGAGGAATATCTGCAGGAGGGACACGCAAATTCCTATTACAGTGTGGATTTGCAGTTTGTCACAAAGGAAAATGTGGATTAG
- a CDS encoding response regulator, with amino-acid sequence MFRILLADDEGIMLESLKKIITTSFGSECDIRCVKTGRGVVEMAESFHPDIAFVDIHMPGLSGIQAIQEIRKVDKEMMIIIITAYDKFAYAKEAVNLGVMEYLTKPISNKKIILDVCMKAMQRVEEARQKRSDDLKIRERLEIVVPMIESGFIYNMLQDDGADSSGYEELLGIREHYGFCLVLEFGDRDESGRLTNVIGSSVKANKYYQAMREIVRDYFSCIAGPVMGNRVVLFVPSPEPVLKYEERVEVITRTRTMLQKLEEHIGSDFRSGIGSTKTLGNAKESYGEALRALRESVSHVVHITDIPSRQEDVAGEYPKELENSYYERGLKADSEGAAACGAELFSCMQGRYDCREDLEAKVLELIMQLEYRICAKDGTEFGLKPRGSYIREIKEASDSDKLCRWFLEKTREICQCAGTEKKKEMEYLVDTVRKYIDENYQKDISLDEISRMVNISPYYFSKLFKQGTGENFIEYLTRTRMRQACVCLRNPDYSIKQICAMVGYSDPNYFSRIFKKYEGVNPSEYRERMENGAGKV; translated from the coding sequence ATGTTTCGGATATTACTGGCAGATGATGAGGGAATTATGCTGGAGTCCCTTAAGAAGATCATTACCACCAGCTTTGGAAGTGAATGCGATATACGGTGTGTCAAGACCGGCAGAGGTGTTGTGGAGATGGCGGAGAGCTTTCACCCGGATATTGCATTTGTGGACATCCATATGCCGGGGCTCAGCGGAATCCAGGCCATCCAGGAAATACGCAAGGTGGATAAGGAGATGATGATTATTATCATCACAGCCTACGATAAATTCGCCTATGCAAAGGAGGCTGTGAACCTGGGTGTTATGGAATATCTGACCAAGCCCATTTCCAATAAAAAGATAATCCTGGACGTATGCATGAAAGCCATGCAGCGGGTGGAGGAAGCCAGACAGAAGAGAAGCGACGACCTTAAAATAAGGGAGAGGCTGGAAATCGTGGTTCCCATGATTGAGAGCGGATTTATCTACAATATGCTGCAGGACGACGGCGCGGACAGCTCCGGCTACGAGGAACTGCTGGGAATCAGGGAGCATTACGGTTTCTGCCTGGTTCTGGAATTCGGAGACAGGGATGAGAGCGGCAGGCTGACCAATGTAATCGGATCCAGCGTAAAGGCCAACAAGTATTACCAGGCCATGAGGGAAATCGTGAGGGATTATTTTTCCTGTATCGCCGGACCTGTCATGGGAAACCGGGTGGTGCTGTTTGTGCCTTCCCCTGAGCCGGTGCTTAAGTATGAAGAGAGGGTGGAGGTCATCACAAGGACCAGGACCATGCTCCAGAAGCTGGAGGAACACATTGGCAGTGATTTCCGCAGCGGTATCGGTAGCACAAAAACTCTGGGAAATGCAAAGGAGTCATACGGGGAGGCGCTGAGGGCACTGCGGGAGAGCGTCAGCCATGTGGTCCACATCACGGATATCCCAAGCAGGCAGGAGGACGTGGCCGGGGAATACCCAAAGGAGCTGGAAAACAGTTATTACGAGCGGGGATTGAAGGCGGACAGCGAGGGGGCCGCTGCCTGCGGAGCCGAGCTGTTTTCGTGTATGCAGGGAAGGTATGACTGCCGTGAAGACTTGGAGGCCAAGGTGCTGGAGCTCATCATGCAGCTGGAGTACCGGATATGCGCAAAGGACGGCACTGAGTTTGGCTTAAAGCCCAGGGGCAGTTATATCCGGGAGATAAAAGAGGCATCTGACAGCGACAAATTGTGCCGCTGGTTCCTGGAAAAAACACGGGAAATATGTCAATGCGCGGGTACTGAGAAAAAGAAGGAGATGGAGTACCTGGTGGATACGGTGAGAAAATACATTGACGAAAATTACCAGAAGGATATATCCCTGGACGAGATATCCAGGATGGTGAATATAAGCCCTTACTATTTCAGCAAGCTGTTCAAGCAGGGAACAGGGGAAAATTTCATCGAATACCTGACACGGACCAGAATGAGACAGGCCTGTGTCTGCCTCCGGAATCCGGATTACAGCATCAAGCAGATATGCGCCATGGTGGGATACAGCGACCCCAATTACTTCAGCCGTATTTTTAAGAAATACGAGGGCGTCAATCCCAGCGAGTACAGGGAACGGATGGAGAATGGGGCAGGGAAGGTTTAA
- a CDS encoding GntR family transcriptional regulator, producing MAGRIIWEVVKGAYPIGSYLPSLPQIAQRYDVSVATVRRTLMLLAQLGVTQSFHGKGTLVVMRTAKMNFRMPEILEGMSLYLESLQLLALTIRDITLYTIKSCSGEAQERLTGKFDLLRQENKVHLCFELYFKWIEHQCPMVMIRECYRKQYGLLTWGYPIMLYRIRNQKLQLRYMGFTEEIIKLLREKRWEDFSEAWKGLMEQEEREARKFMLDVNLRL from the coding sequence CTGGCCGGGCGCATCATATGGGAGGTGGTGAAGGGGGCGTATCCCATAGGCAGCTATCTGCCCTCGTTACCCCAGATTGCACAGCGGTATGATGTATCCGTAGCCACCGTAAGGCGTACCCTGATGCTTTTAGCCCAGCTGGGAGTCACCCAGTCATTCCATGGAAAGGGTACTTTGGTGGTAATGAGGACGGCCAAAATGAATTTCAGGATGCCGGAGATTCTGGAGGGAATGAGCCTGTACCTGGAAAGCCTCCAGCTGCTTGCTTTGACAATCAGGGATATAACATTGTATACAATAAAATCCTGCAGCGGGGAGGCACAGGAGCGTTTGACCGGAAAGTTTGATTTGTTAAGGCAGGAAAACAAGGTGCATCTTTGTTTTGAACTGTACTTTAAATGGATTGAGCACCAGTGCCCTATGGTAATGATACGTGAATGTTATCGAAAACAGTATGGTTTACTGACCTGGGGATATCCCATTATGTTATACCGGATTAGAAACCAGAAACTCCAGTTACGGTACATGGGATTTACAGAGGAGATAATTAAATTGCTGCGTGAAAAAAGATGGGAGGATTTTTCAGAGGCATGGAAGGGGCTTATGGAACAGGAAGAGCGGGAGGCCCGTAAATTCATGCTAGATGTAAATTTGAGGCTATGA
- a CDS encoding sugar ABC transporter substrate-binding protein — MGIRKKRTAGSIVCILFTALFSVLAVSGCAKTEDAAAGSVEQEEQEVQIGLSFESFVIERWMRERDVFVSAAKELGAEVNVQNANGDVEEQISQIEYFIKKQVDVIVVVAGDCEALSDVMIKAREAGIKTVSYDRLIMNAGCDLYISFDNTEVGRLMAESMLENIPDGGDIFLIQGPLTDNNVSLIREGIDETLAGSNLNVVYEANCPGWIAENAYTYTKEGLKLDRNAKGIICGNDDLASQAFRALSEERLAGKVCVTGQDGDLAACQRIVEETQEMTAFKSVEQEASLAAKCAVLLGLGEEIEEVQDTAYDGTYNVPYLELQPIAVTKENMDEVIIKGGFHAKEDVYLNVN, encoded by the coding sequence ATGGGGATACGTAAAAAGAGGACCGCAGGCAGTATTGTCTGCATATTGTTCACAGCCCTGTTCTCGGTCCTGGCGGTCTCAGGCTGCGCCAAGACAGAGGACGCGGCGGCAGGCAGCGTGGAGCAGGAGGAGCAGGAGGTACAGATTGGTCTCAGCTTTGAATCCTTTGTCATAGAGCGGTGGATGCGGGAGAGGGATGTGTTTGTGTCCGCTGCAAAGGAGCTGGGGGCGGAGGTCAATGTACAGAATGCCAACGGGGATGTGGAGGAACAGATTTCCCAGATTGAGTATTTCATTAAGAAGCAGGTGGATGTCATCGTGGTGGTGGCAGGAGACTGTGAGGCGCTGTCAGATGTGATGATTAAAGCCAGGGAAGCGGGAATCAAGACTGTTTCCTATGACCGGCTCATAATGAATGCCGGGTGCGATTTATACATATCGTTTGACAACACCGAGGTGGGCAGGCTGATGGCTGAGAGCATGCTGGAAAATATTCCGGACGGAGGCGATATCTTCCTGATTCAGGGGCCCCTGACCGACAACAATGTTTCGCTGATCCGGGAGGGGATTGACGAGACCCTGGCCGGCAGCAATCTCAATGTGGTCTATGAAGCCAACTGCCCTGGCTGGATTGCGGAAAATGCCTATACCTATACGAAGGAAGGATTAAAGCTGGACCGCAATGCAAAGGGAATCATCTGCGGAAACGATGATCTGGCCAGCCAGGCCTTTAGGGCCTTGTCCGAAGAACGGCTGGCCGGAAAGGTGTGCGTGACCGGTCAGGACGGTGACCTGGCAGCCTGTCAGCGCATCGTGGAGGAAACCCAGGAAATGACGGCTTTTAAATCCGTGGAACAGGAGGCCAGCCTGGCAGCCAAATGCGCGGTTCTCCTGGGACTGGGGGAGGAAATCGAGGAGGTGCAGGACACTGCCTATGACGGTACCTATAACGTACCTTACCTGGAGCTGCAGCCCATTGCCGTCACAAAGGAAAATATGGACGAGGTTATCATTAAGGGCGGGTTTCATGCAAAGGAGGATGTGTATTTGAATGTGAACTGA
- the chvE gene encoding multiple monosaccharide ABC transporter substrate-binding protein translates to MKKKLLVTMLTLAMAGSLMACGSKEGAAPASEAKTEAQTEAKAEDAKAEDTKAETEAAKDEAASGEKHLVGVAMPTKDLQRWNQDGSNMKAELEAAGYEVDLQYASNDVQTQVSQVENMISNGCELLVIASIDGSSLGEPLGQAKEAGIPVISYDRLLMNSDAVTYYATFDNYMVGQKQGEYLVEALGLEENDGPFNIEMFTGDPADNNCNFFFGGAMDVLQPYIDSGKLVVKSGQTTFEQVATANWDSEKAQNRMDTIIAGNYSDGTVLNAVLCSNDSTALGVENALASSYTGEYPIITGQDCDIANVKNLIAGKQAMSVFKDTRTLASQVVKMVDAVMQGGEAEVNDTKSYDNGTGVIPTYLCEPVVVTIDNYKEMLIDSGYYTEDQLK, encoded by the coding sequence ATGAAAAAGAAATTGTTAGTGACCATGCTTACATTAGCCATGGCAGGCAGCCTTATGGCATGCGGAAGTAAGGAGGGAGCTGCTCCTGCTTCAGAGGCAAAGACAGAGGCCCAGACCGAAGCAAAGGCAGAGGACGCCAAAGCAGAGGACACCAAGGCTGAGACAGAAGCAGCAAAGGATGAGGCTGCATCCGGCGAAAAGCACCTGGTTGGCGTGGCAATGCCCACCAAGGACCTGCAGAGATGGAACCAGGACGGAAGCAATATGAAGGCAGAGCTGGAGGCGGCCGGATATGAGGTAGACCTTCAGTACGCCAGCAACGATGTACAGACCCAGGTATCCCAGGTGGAGAACATGATTTCCAACGGCTGTGAGCTGCTGGTCATCGCATCCATCGACGGAAGCTCTCTGGGCGAGCCTCTGGGACAGGCCAAGGAAGCAGGCATACCTGTTATTTCCTATGACAGGCTTCTGATGAACTCTGACGCTGTTACATATTACGCAACCTTTGACAACTACATGGTAGGACAGAAGCAGGGCGAATATCTGGTAGAGGCCCTTGGATTAGAGGAGAACGACGGACCGTTCAACATCGAGATGTTCACCGGCGACCCGGCTGACAATAACTGCAACTTCTTCTTCGGCGGAGCCATGGACGTGCTTCAGCCATACATTGACAGCGGAAAGCTGGTTGTAAAGTCCGGCCAGACCACATTCGAGCAGGTGGCAACCGCTAACTGGGATTCAGAGAAGGCACAGAACAGAATGGATACCATCATTGCAGGAAATTACTCCGACGGAACCGTTTTAAACGCAGTGCTTTGCTCCAACGACTCTACTGCACTGGGTGTTGAGAATGCCCTTGCATCCTCCTATACCGGCGAATATCCCATTATCACCGGTCAGGACTGTGATATTGCCAATGTAAAAAACCTGATTGCAGGCAAGCAGGCTATGTCCGTATTCAAGGATACACGTACCCTGGCCTCACAGGTAGTTAAGATGGTAGACGCCGTTATGCAGGGCGGAGAGGCAGAAGTTAATGATACCAAGTCTTATGATAACGGCACAGGCGTAATCCCCACATATCTCTGCGAGCCGGTTGTTGTCACAATTGATAATTACAAAGAAATGCTGATTGATTCCGGCTATTACACGGAAGACCAGTTAAAGTAA
- a CDS encoding histidine kinase → MSMERPGKNIWSHLSLEKKILLAVTLMILTLFISNIFIYLQVNKIAGKMDTVYASNVNLSELSEALEHVQKDMGDYVSVKSSDSLESYYKSQQEYQGLLERLNDKTIDKPGKILEKNIRMMSESYLDMTQDAVQAKRGRNVERYREAYERALTLYQYINTRISELNELQFKNNSASYQTMREALRYMEVFNMVILMIVMLAGLMVLRMLVKDMVTPLTSLARTANLVGQGNFNVKMPDTDSNDEIGIVTRTFNQMVGSLEEYVAKVKEGAEKEQELLERELLMENHLKEARLKYLQSQINPHFLFNSLNAGAQLAMMEDAEKTCIFLDKMAEFFRYNVKKGLEDATVGDETAAAENYIYILNVRFAGDIQFKESIDQRVLDVKMPSMILQPIVENAVRHGIRGMEENGTILLTVHGCRDSIRISVRDNGKGMSRERILEVMEGRKQETPDDGDSTGIGLDNVVSRLELYYQQKGLVQIVSEGPGMGTEVIIHIPVKEEIGHVSDITGR, encoded by the coding sequence ATGAGTATGGAGAGACCGGGAAAGAACATATGGAGCCATCTGAGCCTGGAGAAGAAAATACTGCTGGCCGTGACCCTTATGATACTGACATTATTTATAAGCAACATATTTATCTATCTCCAGGTAAACAAGATTGCCGGCAAGATGGATACGGTATATGCCAGCAATGTAAACCTAAGCGAGCTGTCAGAGGCCCTGGAGCATGTGCAGAAGGACATGGGAGACTATGTGTCCGTAAAGAGCTCGGACAGCCTTGAGAGCTATTACAAAAGCCAGCAGGAATACCAGGGATTGTTAGAACGCCTGAACGATAAGACCATTGACAAGCCGGGAAAAATCCTGGAAAAGAACATCCGCATGATGTCGGAATCCTATCTGGATATGACCCAGGATGCGGTGCAGGCCAAGCGGGGGCGGAACGTGGAGCGGTACAGGGAGGCATATGAGAGGGCCCTTACCCTCTATCAGTACATCAACACGCGTATATCGGAGCTCAATGAGCTGCAGTTTAAAAACAACTCTGCCAGCTACCAGACCATGAGGGAGGCCCTTCGCTACATGGAGGTGTTCAACATGGTAATCCTGATGATTGTCATGCTGGCAGGGCTTATGGTGCTCAGGATGCTGGTAAAGGATATGGTAACGCCCCTTACCAGTCTGGCCAGGACCGCCAATCTGGTGGGGCAGGGGAACTTTAATGTAAAGATGCCGGATACGGATTCCAACGACGAGATTGGCATTGTCACCAGGACCTTCAACCAGATGGTAGGAAGCCTGGAGGAATATGTGGCTAAGGTAAAGGAGGGGGCTGAGAAGGAGCAGGAGCTTTTGGAGCGGGAGCTCCTGATGGAAAACCACCTGAAGGAAGCCCGCCTTAAATACCTGCAGTCCCAGATAAATCCCCATTTTCTGTTTAATTCCCTCAATGCGGGGGCCCAGCTGGCCATGATGGAGGACGCGGAAAAAACCTGCATTTTCCTGGATAAGATGGCGGAATTTTTCCGCTATAATGTAAAGAAAGGATTGGAGGATGCCACGGTAGGGGATGAGACGGCTGCGGCTGAAAATTATATCTACATACTGAATGTGAGATTTGCAGGGGACATACAGTTTAAAGAATCCATAGACCAGCGGGTATTGGATGTGAAGATGCCCAGCATGATACTGCAGCCCATTGTGGAGAATGCGGTCAGACACGGGATCCGCGGCATGGAAGAGAATGGGACGATTCTTCTTACGGTTCATGGATGCAGGGACTCCATCCGCATCAGCGTACGGGATAACGGTAAGGGTATGAGCCGAGAGAGAATTCTTGAGGTTATGGAAGGCAGAAAGCAGGAAACACCGGATGACGGCGATTCCACGGGAATCGGCCTGGACAATGTGGTCAGCCGTCTGGAGCTGTATTATCAGCAAAAGGGGCTGGTCCAGATTGTAAGCGAAGGTCCCGGAATGGGGACCGAGGTCATCATCCATATTCCGGTGAAGGAGGAGATTGGACATGTTTCGGATATTACTGGCAGATGA
- the mmsB gene encoding multiple monosaccharide ABC transporter permease, whose product MDQKLKISEVLKKYTMIIALAVIVILFTVNTGGKMLLPQNVNNLIAQNAYVFILATGMLFCILTGGNIDLSVGSVVCFVGAIGGKMMVEMGISPYLTLIAMAIMGMLVGAWQGFWIAYVRIPPFIVTLAGMLMFRGLSNVVLQGMTLAPIPDQFLVLFNTYVPDFFAVEGFNLTCFLVGVIACVVYAFIVFNGRRQKLAKGYYVEPLTGVVIKMAVICVVLLSFMFRLAQYKGIPNALIWVAVIIGIYSYIASKTTTGRYFYAVGGNEKATKLSGINTNRVYFLAYLNMGLLAAIAGMVTVARLNSANPTAGNSYEMDAIGACFIGGASAYGGTGTVPGVIVGATLMGVLNLGMSIMGVDQNLQKVVKGGVLLAAVIFDVVSKRKSFIVK is encoded by the coding sequence ATGGATCAAAAGCTGAAAATCTCAGAGGTTCTGAAAAAATATACAATGATTATCGCTCTTGCGGTTATCGTCATACTGTTTACCGTGAACACGGGAGGCAAGATGCTTCTTCCTCAGAACGTAAACAACCTGATTGCCCAGAATGCCTATGTATTTATCCTGGCCACCGGCATGCTGTTCTGTATTCTGACCGGAGGCAACATCGACCTGTCGGTTGGTTCCGTGGTATGCTTCGTGGGCGCCATCGGAGGCAAGATGATGGTGGAAATGGGCATCAGCCCTTACCTTACACTTATCGCCATGGCCATCATGGGAATGTTAGTGGGAGCATGGCAGGGATTCTGGATTGCCTATGTCAGGATTCCTCCGTTTATCGTTACCCTGGCCGGCATGCTGATGTTCAGGGGACTTTCCAACGTGGTGCTTCAGGGAATGACGCTGGCTCCCATACCGGACCAGTTTCTGGTGCTGTTCAATACCTATGTGCCGGATTTCTTTGCTGTGGAGGGCTTTAACCTGACCTGCTTCCTGGTGGGAGTTATTGCCTGTGTTGTCTATGCCTTTATTGTTTTCAATGGAAGGCGGCAGAAGCTGGCTAAGGGGTACTATGTGGAGCCTCTTACGGGAGTTGTGATCAAAATGGCAGTCATCTGCGTTGTCCTGCTCTCCTTCATGTTCCGCCTGGCCCAGTACAAGGGAATTCCAAACGCTCTTATCTGGGTAGCGGTTATCATCGGAATCTACAGCTATATTGCCTCCAAGACCACCACAGGCCGTTACTTCTATGCTGTGGGCGGCAATGAGAAGGCAACCAAGCTTTCCGGTATCAATACCAACCGGGTATATTTCCTGGCCTACTTAAACATGGGCCTTCTGGCAGCCATCGCGGGCATGGTCACGGTAGCCAGACTGAACTCCGCCAACCCCACGGCCGGAAACAGCTATGAGATGGACGCCATCGGCGCGTGCTTCATCGGCGGCGCTTCCGCATACGGCGGCACCGGTACGGTCCCCGGGGTTATTGTGGGCGCAACTCTTATGGGCGTGCTGAATCTGGGTATGAGCATCATGGGCGTGGACCAGAACCTGCAGAAGGTGGTAAAGGGCGGCGTTCTGCTGGCAGCGGTTATCTTTGATGTGGTGAGTAAGAGAAAGTCGTTTATTGTTAAATAA